The sequence CTTTTTTTAAATGGCTTGTGATGTAAGTGGGGAGCTCTATTTCTTCATTATTGGGTGCGTGATCTTTTATTGCTGATTGGGGGGGGGTAACTTTGAGCGAATCGATCTTGCATAAAATCCCTTAATGAAAAAGTGAGAGAATTATAGCGTAAAAGTTTAAGATTGGATTTAGGGGTGCAAGCTTGTGTTACAATTAAATTTGAAATTTGCTTGATTTAAGAGAGATTCAATGGAACAGCCAATCACTAAAGAAGGGACTTTAGCTTTAATTGATACTTTTGCGTATTTGTTTAGAAGCTATTACATGAGTGCTAAAACGAAGCCTTTAACCAACGATAAGGGCTTTCCAACAGGGCTTTTAATGGGGCTTGTGGGCATGATTAAAAAATTTTATAAAGACAGAAAAAACATGCCTTTTATCGTGTTTGCCCTAGAAAGCCAAACTAAAACGAAACGATCTGAAAAACTGGGCGAATACAAACAAAATCGTAAAGACGCCCCTAAAGAAATGCTTTTACAAATCCCTATCGCATTAGAATGGTTGCAAAAAATGGGTTTTACTTGCGTGGAAGTGAGTGGGTTTGAAGCTGATGATGTTATCGCCAGTTTAGCCACGCTAAGCCCTTATAAAACCCGCATTTATTCTAAAGACAAGGATTTTAACCAGCTTTTGAACGATAAAATCGCGCTTTTTGATGGTAAAACGGAGTTTTTAGCAAAAGATTGCGTGGAAAAATACGGGATTTTGCCCAGTCAATTCACTGATTATCAAGGCATTGTAGGGGATAGCAGCGATAATTATAAGGGG comes from Helicobacter acinonychis and encodes:
- a CDS encoding type III restriction endonuclease subunit R, whose translation is MVTQACTPKSNLKLLRYNSLTFSLRDFMQDRFAQSYPPPISNKRSRTQ